One Marasmius oreades isolate 03SP1 chromosome 2, whole genome shotgun sequence DNA segment encodes these proteins:
- a CDS encoding uncharacterized protein (BUSCO:EOG09261TEQ), with amino-acid sequence MADANALKDQGNKAFAAKDWDKAIDLFTQAIAIDPKNHVLYSNRSASYAGKKVWTSALKDAEQCIEVNPQWSKGYARKGAALHGARKYDEAIEAYNAGLKIEDSPALRKGLQEVMDAQASEARGADANPFGNLFSDPNTLGKLASNPRTSKYMADPSFVQKIRLAQQSPGLTGNLFEDPRMIEAMGVLMGVDLSATTRPEGSGNESPQPSSPPPPEPQPSPSTSKPAPPPTEDVEMEEVGGDDAKAKKEAEDLKKSGTEAYKKREFDEAINAYQKAWDTWPKDITFLTNLAAAHFEKGEYDKAIEVCQKAVDEGREIRADYKLVAKAYGRIGSAYQKKGDLTNAIKSFEKSLTEHRTPDVLNKLRDAEKIKVEADRQAYIDPAKSAVAREEGNEQFKAGDFVAAVKSYTESVKRDPADARGYNNRAAAYTKLAALPEALKDVNKAIEVDPNFVKAYIRKVNILLVMKEHTKALETIQEATAHDTDGKNAKEIQQLEYKIQMDLYKERGEETQEQTLERAMRDPEVAGIMSDPVMQQILQQAQSNPAALQDHMKNPIVRGKIQKLINAGIIRTR; translated from the exons ATGGCTGAC GCCAATGCTCTGAAAGACCAAGGAAACAAGGCTTTCGCAGCCAAAGACTGGGATAAAGCGATCGATCTTTTCACCCAGGCAATCGCGATTGATCCCAAAAATCATGTTTTGTACTCGAATCGAAGTGCCTCTTATGCGGGAAAGAAGGTGTGGACATCAGCATTAAAAGATGCAGAGCAG TGTATCGAGGTGAACCCGCAATGGTCAAAAGGATATGCACGAAAAGGTGCCGCCCTCCATGGCGCTCGCAAATATGATGAAGCCATCGAAGCGTACAATGCCGGATTGAAAATCGAGGACAGCCCGGCGTTACGCAAAGGTTTGCAAGAAGTTATGGACGCTCAAG CTTCTGAGGCTAGAGGGGCTGACGCCAACCCTTTCGGTAATCTCTTCTCGGATCCCAATACACTCGGGAAACTCGCATCGAATCCTCGAACCTCAAAGTACATGGCCGACCCCTCATTCGTCCAAAAG ATAAGACTAGCACAGCAAAGCCCTGGTCTGACGGGCAA TTTGTTTGAGGACCCGAGAATGATCGAAGCGATGGGCGTTCTAATGGGTGTTGACCTCTCCGCTACCACTCGTCCGGAAGGTTCAGGGAACGAATCTCCTCAACCTTCATCCCCACCCCCTCCAGAACCCCAACCTTCCCCTTCCACATCCAAGCCCGCGCCTCCTCCCACTGAAGATGTTGAGATGGAGGAGGTCGGTGGAGATGATGCCAAGGCGAAGAAGGAAGCAGAGGACCTGAAGAAGTCGGGAACCGAAGCTTACAAGAAAAGAGAATTTGATGAAGCCATTAATGCATATCAAAAGGCTTGGGACACATGGCCGAAAGATATCACATTTCTCACCAACCTTGCAG CTGCGCATTTCGAGAAAGGTGAATATGATAAAGCGATTGAAGTATGTCAGAAGGCCGTTGACGAAGGACGCGAG ATTCGTGCCGATTACAAGCTCGTCGCTAAAGCGTACGGCCGTATTGGATCTGCTTATCAGAAGAAGGGCGATCTCACCAACGCTATTAAATCCTTCGAAAAATCGCTGACTGAACACCGGACGCCGGATGTACTCAACAAACTTCGTGATGCCGAAAAGATCAAGGTTGAAGCGGATCGTCAAGCCTATATCGATCCCGCGAAGAGTGCTGTTGCTCGTGAAGAAGGTAACGAGCAGTTCAAAGCAGGAGATTTCGTTGCTGCAGTGAAATCTTATACGGAGAGTGTTAAGCGAGATCCCGCCGATGCTCGAGGATACAACAACCGAGCCGCAGCTTACACGAAACTTGCCGCCCTACCAGAGGCATTGAAAGACGTGAACAAGGCGATCGAGGTCGATCCGAACTTCG TCAAAGCCTATATCCGCAAGGTAAACATCCTCCTTGTGATGAAGGAGCACACGAAAGCCCTGGAAACTATACAAGAAGCTACTGCACACGACACGGACGGTAAAAATGCCAAAGAAATACAGCAACTTGAATACAAGATCCAGATGGATCTATACAAGGAGCGTGGGGAAGAAACTCAGGAACAGACGCTTGAAAGAGCAATGAGAGATCCCGAAGTGGCG GGAATCATGAGTGACCCTGTCATGCAGCAAATACTGCAACAGGCGCAATCGAACCCTGCTGCATTACAGGACCATATGAAGAACCCGATAGTCAGAGGGAAAATCCAGAAACTGATCAATGCTGGTATCATCCGTACGAGATGA